From the Vanessa cardui chromosome 18, ilVanCard2.1, whole genome shotgun sequence genome, one window contains:
- the LOC124537373 gene encoding esterase E4-like, producing MKTYWLVLWSLWAARLVRQPTLPVRVTGGWLRGVVAPDGSHKRYMAVPYATHPVKRFQGPGPEPTWQGVFEAIEENVRCLQRIGKSILIGQEDCLIMNIYTPVDATVHSKYPVMVFIHGGGFYEGSGTGFLYGPEYLVTKGIILVVLNYRLHIQGLICLKIKEAPGNAALKDQVAALKWIQRNIEAFGGDPHSVTLSGESAGAASVSFHILSPMSKGLFHRAIIQSGSSLVPWTIQFRPVYMASLLTKVMGHATDDLYEIYNILMEKSDEDLIVIRVPRRPGHLIISELLYTPCVEDEIPDVEPFLTEMPYDLLTAGKYNKVPVLIGRTNSEGLLFSNMENDTTIPKIRFEKTLPKNLHIPEESKQKEIGAKFKELYFGDKNISYNSLENLAQLYGEVYFSFGVLQETQLYLNTSDKPVYSYVFSYDGRRNIVKFTLDYGLNEAPGATHADELFYLFQQPLLPSFFELAMIDRVTTMWTNFVKYGEPIPEVTDLLPVKWLPTNKSSPYSFVIDREFSTTPLWPSESFKYLRDIYSKYRRKTD from the exons ATGAAGACGTATTGGTTGGTGCTCTGGTCGCTATGGGCGGCGCGACTGGTCAGGCAACCGACGCTACCAGTGCGCGTGACCGGCGGATGGTTGCGCGGTGTGGTAGCCCCCGATGGTTCTCATAAACGATATATGGCGGTACCCTATGCTACTCATCCTGTTAAGCGTTTTCAG GGTCCTGGTCCCGAACCAACATGGCAAGGCGTTTTCGAAGCTATAGAAGAAAATGTACGATGTCTTCAAAGAATAGGAAAGAGCATACTTATAGGTCAAGAAGATTgcttaataatgaatatatacacGCCCGTCGATGCTACTGTACATTCGAAATATCCAGTGATGGTTTTTATTCACGGGGGAGGATTTTATGAGGGATCGGGTACGGGGTTTTTATATGGTCCAGAATATTTAGTAACCAAGGGAATCATTCTAGTTGTTTTGAACTACAGATTGCACATTCAGGGTTTGATATGCTTGAAAATAAAAGAAGCGCCAGGTAATGCTGCTTTAAAGGATCAAGTGGCTGCACTTAAATGGATTCAGCGCAACATCGAAGCATTTGGCGGAGACCCTCATAGTGTTACACTAAGTGGGGAAAGTGCTGGCGCAGCTTCTGTGTCTTTCCATATTCTCTCACCGATGTCAAAAGGCCTCTTTCACAGAGCCATCATACAGAGTGGTTCCTCTTTGGTCCCTTGGACGATACAGTTCAGGCCGGTGTACATGGCTAGTTTATTGACAAAAGTTATGGGACACGCCACTGATGATTTATATGAaatctataatatattgatGGAAAAGTCTGATGaagatttaattgttattaGAGTACCTAGAAGACCAGGACATCTTATTATTTCAGAATTGCTTTATACACCTTGCGTTGAGGACGAAATTCCAGACGTAGAACCGTTTTTAACTGAAATGCCTTACGATTTGCTAACCGCAGGGAAGTATAACAAAGTTCCTGTACTAATCGGTCGTACAAATTCAGAAGGTTTGTTGTTTAGTAATATGGAGAATGATACAACTATACCAAAGATAAGGTTTGAGAAAACCTTACCTAAAAATTTGCACATACCAGAAGAATCGAAGCAAAAAGAGATAGGAGCGAAATTCAAGGAATTATATTTCGgcgataaaaatatttcgtataataGTTTAGAGAATCTAGCACAATTGTACGGTGAAGTGTATTTTTCATTTGGAGTTTTACAAGAAACCCAGTTATATTTAAACACAAGTGATAAACCAGTGTATAGCTACGTCTTCAGCTATGATGGAAGACGAAATATTGTCAAATTTACGCTGGATTATGGACTGAATGAAGCACCGGGAGCTACTCACGCTGatgaactattttatttatttcaacaaccACTTCTTCCTTCATTTTTCGAGCTCGCCATGATAGACAGAGTAACAACAATGTGGACTAACTTTGTTAAATATGG GGAACCGATTCCGGAGGTAACGGACTTACTGCCAGTGAAGTGGTTACCTACCAACAAGTCTTCTCCGTACTCCTTCGTCATAGACAGAGAATTCTCCACCACACCTCTTTGGCCCAGCGAGTCCTTTAAATACCTACGTGATATCTACTCAAAGTATAGAAGAAAAACTGACTGA